The Lewinellaceae bacterium DNA window GTGGATGGGCTCATCACGGACTACGTAGACCGGATTGCACACATAGATTAGTTTCCGGTTGGAACTGGATCGCCTTTAAGCCTTGAATACAGCCAGGCATCCACGTATTTATCATCCTTCTTTACCGCATGGCGCATCAAGCCTTCACGGATGAAACCTGATTTTTCGAGGACGCGGGCAGAAGCAGGATTATAAGTGTAAACCATGGCCTCCAGCCGTGTCAGTGAGGTATTTTCAAAGATCATTTCACAAAAATCCCGGACGACTTCGGTCATGATACCCCTGGATCGGAAGGGAGCTCCCAGCCAATATCCAAAACCCGATTTGTGGCTGCTAATACCATGTTCGTACATTAATCCAATGCCACCTATTACCCGGTCCTCTTCATCCACGATCATCCAGTTAAAATGAATCTGGTGAGCTTGCTCCAGGTTTCGGTTCAATACCCTGAAATCGTTAGCATCGGAAACGGTATAAGGGTAAGGTATGAGTAGCGTATTGGTATACAGCTCGTTGTCATTCAGGTATTCAACCAGTTGCGATTCATCGCCCTTTCTTATTTCGCGTAAGGCCCAATGCGGATTTTTAAGATGCAGGTAATTCATTGCAAGGAACGCTTTGTACTTGAAAATAATTTTAATCCTGAAATATCTTCACTTCCCGCTGACCAGGTTTGGCGTAGCCACGATACATGCCTGGAGAATTAAAAACCATGGCGATGTTACCCTCAGGGTCCACAGCGATGATACCCCCTTCGCCCCCGGCCTTGCCCACCTTATCGAAGATAACCTCGCGGGCAGCCTCTTTCAGGGATTTATGCTGGTACAACTTAACCGCTGCGATGTCGTGGGCTACCGTATACCGGATGAAATACTCTCCGTGTCCTGTACAGGAGACTGCGCAGCTCATATTGTTGGCGTAGGTGCCGGCACCGATGACAGGTACGTCACCAAACCGGTTGTATCTTTTGTTTGTCATCCCGCCGGTGGAAGTAGCGGCGGCAATATTTCCAAATTGATCCAGTGCTACGGCTCCCACCGTGCCGTGTTTCATTTCCGGGGTCATCGCCTCGGATTTTTGTTCGGCGGCAATGGCATCCTGCAGTGATTTCCAGCGCCGTTCGGTATAAAAATAAGAGGGATCCACTATTTCCAGACCCTGATCGGCGGCAAATTGTTCAGCGCCTTTACCTGAAAGGAATACGTGCTCCGATTTTTCCATGACGGCACGGGCAGCAGCGATAGGGCTTTTAACCTTCGTTAGTCCCCCTACGGCGCCGGCATTCAGATCCCGGCCATCCATAATGGAAGCATCCATTTCATTTTTTCCATCGTGGGTGAAAACAGCACCTTTGCCTGCGTTGAATAGCGGATCGTCCTCCATGGACTGCACAGTAGCAACCACGGCATCCAGGGCTATCCCACCATCCTTCAGTATTTTCTCTCCTGCATCCAGAGCCGCGTTTAATGCCTGCCGGTAGGCCATTTCCATAGAATCGGAAAGGTTCTCCCTCAGGATGACGCCGGCACCACCGTGAATGACCAGCGCATAAGCTGGCTTGCTGGGTTGTTCTTCTTTATATTCCATCTGCTGATTTGAATGTTGTGAAGTACAGGCTGCTAAACATGCCACAATAACAAAAGTCACTGAAAATGCGATCCTCATGTGCATACATCTATTTTGTGCTAAAATACGAAATAGGGTGGTGGTCGTTTAGTGCTCCCCATCGGGTAAGCAACTGCTTCGATTGAGCGAGCGAATCATCCGGATTCCTCCAGATTGCCGTATCTTCACCGGGCTGAATAAATTAAGAAAAGTAATTAGCTGATAGCACATTATGAAAATTCTGATTGTAGGCGGGGGAAATATGGGATTGACTTATGCACGGGCTTTTCTGAGAAGTCATTTGTGCAGCGAAGAAGACCTGATGATACTGGAAAAATCCGAACGGAAACGTGGAGAATTAGCCTCGATGAAAGTAGGACACATCCACCTGGAGCCCGATACCTGCCTTCCTTTTGCCGACCTGATCATCCTTGCCGTGAAACCACAGGATACCAGTGATTTGTTTTCCCAGTTGCAGCCGCATCTGGACTCCGAACAGGTGGTACTCAGCATCATGGCCGGGATCCCTATTGCCGGCATTTCCCATGCTCTGGGTGTTCAGAAGATTATCCGGGCTATGCCCAATTTACCGGCGCAGATCGGGATGGGTATGACCGTATTCACTTCGGCGCCAGCCATCACCCGCATCGAACTGGTTACGGTCCAGAACTTGCTGAACACCACCGGCAAGTCCATTTATGTGGAGAATGAATCCATGATCGACGCTGCAACAGCGATTTCCGGATCAGGCCCTGCGTATGTTTTTTATTTCATGCGATCCATGATGGAAAGCGCTGCTTCGATGGGCTTTTCCACATCCGAATCGGAGCTCCTGGTGAGTCAGACATTCCTGGGAGCCATCGAATTGTATATGAAAAGTGATTTCAGCTGCGCGGAATGGATCCAGAAAGTGGCTTCGCGCGGGGGCACTACCGAGGCGGCATTGGCTTCATTTACAGAACATACTGTAAATACCCACATCGGGATAGGATTGGAGGAAGCACGTCTGCGCGCTGAGGCGCTTGGCAAATCATCTTAAAGCATCTGTGGCGACTTTTTTCCCAGCCTCCTGCAGTATGATCAGGTCGTGGCTGCCTGCACCCGGTGGATGGAAGCAGACCGGTCATTCTTAATGATATGATACCCGTAATAGATACTCAACAGTCCAAGCAATTCCGTGACATACAGCACTTCCACGTAACCCATACGGGTAAAGGAGCCGCCTATGCCGGGCAGTAAAGCACCTACCGCAATGAAAACATTGCCCAGGAAGCGCACGTCATTGCGCGCATCACGGTAATATTTGATGGCGGAATAGATCGCTCCTCCGAACAAGAAAATGAAGGAATACAAATTGATGAAGGGGGAGAAGTAACGGACCCATTGCCAGGTCAATGCCTTGCCACTCAGCCTTCCGTCGGATAAAACGGAGATGTCCACTGGGCTTAAGATGACACAGATGCTGGCAATGACGATCAAACTGGTGAACAGGACAGCCAGAAACCGTGCTGTGCGGGGCTTTAATAACAAATACACGGTGCCCTGGGCTAACGGGAATCCTCCCAGCAAGGCACCGACAATGTACCAATAGGTGACATTCCAGGACATCACCCCAAATAAGGTGTTAATCGACTCAGCGAGGGTGCCCATGCCATAGGTCAAAACGCCCAGCATCCACCACAGCAGGTATTTTGCGGAGGACTTAGTGCGATAATGCTGGTAGATCTGAAGAAAAAAATAAGCGGCAAGGATTGTTGTTCCGATCGGAATGAAATGTACCCAGTGCATGGTCTCTTTTAAGAGACAAAACTAGACCGGTTGTGCCGGACACCCCAAATTTTCCTTGTCAGGGTTTTGTCATATTAAGGCACCGCCGGTATCTGCAACAGTGATTTCGTTTGCGCAGTAAACTGACTGATGCGTTTTTTTTCATTGCGGATGCGATCACCATCAATGGCCCAGATGTGCAGAACGCCCAGGACGCCCAGAGCAGCAAAGATCAGGATGAACCACCACCCAAAAGCCCAAAAGCCAAATGGCGCGAGGATAATCCAGAAGATCAGGGAAATAAAAGTGCCTGAGCCCCACAGTACCGGAGCATAAAATGGCCCGGGCTTGGCTTTGCTGCGGGTAATCCGGTAAGCCAGCGCCAATGGGATGCGGTGAATTAGACTTCCCGGCCAGGTCATCCAGTACCATAAAGATCGCTTTGGTTGCATTGCCGGCGTATTGAGGCTGGCCAGCGCTTGGTTTAACTGGCTCTTTGTCGGCTCATCCATATTGTTTATACGGCTGGCCCAACTACGCTCACATTGATAGGCGTCATTCCTCGTGCTTACATTGGGTAGCACGTGCCAAAAGTTTTCCGGGCGGTCCAGTTGACATAATTGGTTGAAGAGCGGTTCGTCCTCGTCCTTGTTTACATGCAATACCAGTGGCTGCATAGCTTCCTCCACGGTCTGCGTTAATTTGCGTACACCACGTTTGTTTTCAGCATCATCCGCTTCCAGGAAAGACCTGGCTGAAATAGCAGGACCCACTTCAATCATTACTTCCGAACGCCAGCGGCCGGCTTCCACGAAGTTTACGCCGATGGGTACGATCGGGATATCCTGGATGTTTTCGACCTCCATGGCTCCAAATACCATCCGTGCCAGTCCTTTCTGGATCGGACGTAATTTCTTTTCTAGCCGGGTAGTGCCTTCAGCAAACACGGTCACGGCTTTCCCTTCACCAAGCCACCGGTACACCTGAGCGAAGGTAGCGTGATTGTTGCGCAAACTGCTGAATCCATCCCTGAAACGGTAGATCGGAATCTGGTGTGTAGAGTTTAGCAGGAAGTTAACGAATGGATTGACGAAGACATCTCCCCGAACCAGGAAGTACAGGGACCGCGGCAGGAAACAGGCAAGCACACATGCCTCCATAAATGAGCTGGGATGGTTGACAGCCAGCATGACCGGTCCGTCGGCCGGAATAGGCGCCTGAGTGTGCAAATAAATTTTCCTGAAATACAGGCGGAAACCCAAGCGGGCGAAAGGTCTGAGAATAAAATACAACATAACCCTGCTCTGAACGGTCTGACAAAGGTATACATTCCTCACCATCTAGAATGCCTATTGTCCGGATTCTGTACTTTTGCTGCTGTGAAACATCGCTATCTGATCGTCATTGCCGGATGTACCGGGGTAGGCAAGACCCGATTGGCACTCCAGGTGGCAAAACATTTCCGGACTGCCATCGTATCCGCTGACAGTCGTCAGATTTACCGGGAAATGTCGATCGGAGTTGCCAGGCCATCATCCGCAGAACTTGAACTGGTACCTCATTATATGATCGGGTCCCACTCCATACTGCAACCATTTGATGTAGTCCAATACGAGTTAGAAGTGCTGAAAATTCTGGAACAGCTGTACCGGGATCATGATGTAGTCGTTATGGCTGGTGGTACCGGATTGTACCTGAAGGCCGTGCTGGATGGAATGGACCCGCTCCCTCCCAATGACCCGGCCACCCTGGAAACATTGCAGGCATTGTTCAACCTTCAGGGGATAGAACCCTTGCAGGAGGAATTGATGCGCAGGGATCCCAGTGCCGCCAAAGCGATGGATGTCAAGAACCCAAGGCGTCTATTGCGAGCTTTGTGTGTGATGAGGCAGACCGGAAAACCCATCTCGGAATTTTGGCAGGGGGCTCCGGTAAAAAGAACTTTTATTCCCGTTCCAGTCTGGCTGCGCCTGGACCGTCAGGCACTTCATCAGCGGATCAATCAGCGGGTCGGTCAAATGATGGAAGCCGGACTGTTGGGCGAAGTATCCGGGTTAATGCCATTCCGTGGGTCTCAGGCTTTGGAAACGGTAGGTTATCAGGAGTTATTTGAATACCTGGAAGGTAATTCTACACTCGAAGAAGCAGTCGATTGGATTAAAGTGCATACGCGCCAATATGCCAAAAGACAGGAAACCTGGTTCAGGAAATACTTTAAAGGGCCGGATTTTTCTCCTGATGCAACCGCAGAAATCATGGCTTATCTAACTCAAACAATCCAAAACCATGAAAAAATACATTTGGAACCATGATTTAACCCTTGATGAACTCAATAGTTTTTTCAAAAACTCAATGGGTGAACAACTCGGAATGCAGTTTATTGAAATCGGGCCGGACTATCTGAAAGCAACCATGCCGGTGGATCACCGCACCATGCAACCGA harbors:
- a CDS encoding isoaspartyl peptidase/L-asparaginase gives rise to the protein MHMRIAFSVTFVIVACLAACTSQHSNQQMEYKEEQPSKPAYALVIHGGAGVILRENLSDSMEMAYRQALNAALDAGEKILKDGGIALDAVVATVQSMEDDPLFNAGKGAVFTHDGKNEMDASIMDGRDLNAGAVGGLTKVKSPIAAARAVMEKSEHVFLSGKGAEQFAADQGLEIVDPSYFYTERRWKSLQDAIAAEQKSEAMTPEMKHGTVGAVALDQFGNIAAATSTGGMTNKRYNRFGDVPVIGAGTYANNMSCAVSCTGHGEYFIRYTVAHDIAAVKLYQHKSLKEAAREVIFDKVGKAGGEGGIIAVDPEGNIAMVFNSPGMYRGYAKPGQREVKIFQD
- a CDS encoding GNAT family N-acetyltransferase, which produces MNYLHLKNPHWALREIRKGDESQLVEYLNDNELYTNTLLIPYPYTVSDANDFRVLNRNLEQAHQIHFNWMIVDEEDRVIGGIGLMYEHGISSHKSGFGYWLGAPFRSRGIMTEVVRDFCEMIFENTSLTRLEAMVYTYNPASARVLEKSGFIREGLMRHAVKKDDKYVDAWLYSRLKGDPVPTGN
- a CDS encoding 1-acyl-sn-glycerol-3-phosphate acyltransferase: MLYFILRPFARLGFRLYFRKIYLHTQAPIPADGPVMLAVNHPSSFMEACVLACFLPRSLYFLVRGDVFVNPFVNFLLNSTHQIPIYRFRDGFSSLRNNHATFAQVYRWLGEGKAVTVFAEGTTRLEKKLRPIQKGLARMVFGAMEVENIQDIPIVPIGVNFVEAGRWRSEVMIEVGPAISARSFLEADDAENKRGVRKLTQTVEEAMQPLVLHVNKDEDEPLFNQLCQLDRPENFWHVLPNVSTRNDAYQCERSWASRINNMDEPTKSQLNQALASLNTPAMQPKRSLWYWMTWPGSLIHRIPLALAYRITRSKAKPGPFYAPVLWGSGTFISLIFWIILAPFGFWAFGWWFILIFAALGVLGVLHIWAIDGDRIRNEKKRISQFTAQTKSLLQIPAVP
- the proC gene encoding pyrroline-5-carboxylate reductase, with the protein product MKILIVGGGNMGLTYARAFLRSHLCSEEDLMILEKSERKRGELASMKVGHIHLEPDTCLPFADLIILAVKPQDTSDLFSQLQPHLDSEQVVLSIMAGIPIAGISHALGVQKIIRAMPNLPAQIGMGMTVFTSAPAITRIELVTVQNLLNTTGKSIYVENESMIDAATAISGSGPAYVFYFMRSMMESAASMGFSTSESELLVSQTFLGAIELYMKSDFSCAEWIQKVASRGGTTEAALASFTEHTVNTHIGIGLEEARLRAEALGKSS
- the miaA gene encoding tRNA (adenosine(37)-N6)-dimethylallyltransferase MiaA, whose amino-acid sequence is MKHRYLIVIAGCTGVGKTRLALQVAKHFRTAIVSADSRQIYREMSIGVARPSSAELELVPHYMIGSHSILQPFDVVQYELEVLKILEQLYRDHDVVVMAGGTGLYLKAVLDGMDPLPPNDPATLETLQALFNLQGIEPLQEELMRRDPSAAKAMDVKNPRRLLRALCVMRQTGKPISEFWQGAPVKRTFIPVPVWLRLDRQALHQRINQRVGQMMEAGLLGEVSGLMPFRGSQALETVGYQELFEYLEGNSTLEEAVDWIKVHTRQYAKRQETWFRKYFKGPDFSPDATAEIMAYLTQTIQNHEKIHLEP